A window of Daphnia pulicaria isolate SC F1-1A chromosome 4, SC_F0-13Bv2, whole genome shotgun sequence genomic DNA:
ATATAAAATAATGTTAATTACTATAGTCTGTTAAACATGACTAGACACAGTGGTTAGTTAACGCCGTTAATAACTGGAATAATTTGATGTTGCACAGTTTGCATGGAGCGGAGAAATCCAACGATCTAGCAAAGCTTAGGGTTTATTTGAACACGGTTGCCTTGAAAACATACAACCCTGGCGCAATCATCAGCAATGTACGCCACATTAAATTTCACGAACTCTACGACAGAAAGACGAAAGTgagcaacattttaaaattatctgttaattaaaatttgtgtGCGGttcaacaaagttaatttgTCATGTCCGTCCCCACCAAAATAGGCCAACAATATTGCTGTGTTGACTTTGGAAACGAATGTCACGACGCTGTATCCATTGAGTCTTCCTGCGGATGGCACAACGGATGATTACGTTGGGAAACATGGTACAATCCTTCGTTGGGGAGCAGCCAAATcaggttgtttttcttctaaatgttttcttgtcttttcGAATTTCTAATGTTACAATTTCCCTTTGAAGCCAGTACAACTCACAAAATTCTACTGCAAGCCCCAGTATCCATCATCTCCAATTCAGAGTGCAGTTCAAAGTACCAGTTTAAGATTTACGACAATTCTTTGTGCGCCTCTGCCGGTTCTCAAGAGGGAATTACTTGTCACGTAAGTTTTGTTTCAATACTTTACACTAATTACTTTTTAAAGTGGCCGGAAGGCCGGACATGCTGAGGGGTTTGGGAGAGGGAttgttgatttgaaaaaattaacaaaaacaacattatttttcattatagGACGACAGCAACGGAGGACCAGTCATTGTCGAGGGCCGTCAAGTAGGTATTATGAGCTGGGGGAAAGGCTGTATGGATTTCAATTACCCAGGAATATACATGAGAACCACCTCTTTCATGAACTGGATTAAAAGCAACACAGTGTAGCTAACTgtatttttggtttcattACCTTGAAATGTTTAAGGTGTTTGGGAAAATATATAGTGGGAACAGAACGTGGCCTAAACTATATTTAGACAACAGTTTCCACAGTTTTcttgaaatacaaaatttaatttggcagacaaatatatattttcaatttatttcctCGAATCGAAAAATTATGTATACAATTATAGATGTAGATATAAATCTAACGTATGTTAAATATAGGCCTATCGCATCCGCATCTATCGATCCGTTTACGCATTCCCGCGCATTCCTTAAAGCCGAGGCAGGATTGACGCTCTGACGCTTTCAAGACTCAGTCCACAAAACTCACCCCAATAATCACCCATTAATTATCACATTTCTATTGCATGTTGTCCAATTATCGGTCATATCCTTTGGGGATGGCATTTCCATAACCCAATTATCCCGAATCCCGTTGTAAGTGTAAGTATAAGATTAATCTTACATTCAGCTTTACACACAGCAGACTGCCATACAAGCACTAAGGACACCAGCTCGACAGTCGTTATCTGACTACAAATCATACCtaacaatcaaaatgaaattgaaactgTAACTAAATTTATTCATACTTTATTGTTAAGAATCactgaaatcaataaaaaaaaacaattatttttataacatTATAAAAAAGTAGAGGGGGCACCCGGGTTTGAACCGGGGACCtctcgatctgcagtcgaatgctctaccactgagctataccccctaTATGAAACTCAGTAAGAAAACTCAATAAATTAACTTTgacaaaataaatcaaaccaCCTGATCCACAAAAAATCAGCGCAAAAATCCTACAAAGCAGTAAAACACTAAATTTCGATCTTCATATTACACGTTGTTATTTATCAAAGCGTGAATATATCATTATTATATTGTGGAGCCCTTAGTATGACAATACATAGCCAACCGGTACCCGACTCCATACATGTCGGACTTTGAAACATGTTGTAAAAAAACGAAGTAAACAGTTATTTGAAATGTAACTTGTCCCTTGAAGcgatggtaaaaaaacaagattaaaatttttctaccCCATCCCTCTATACGTTATCGTTGTTTTTTCAAGAGCTAAGATAATTAACAAAGTGCTATATTAATGGAGTCGGGTGTACTATCACAAGTGCATTCCTTACACACAAAATAACCGCAGCTGCATTATCttacaaataaaattcaaatgc
This region includes:
- the LOC124338646 gene encoding trypsin alpha-3-like translates to MQTNIFVIGLLAVVANSWPSAEAKKRSADDDDTNESLVGTPARRGAFPNVGAILFDGRHICGATLISTNHVLTGADCVSFLHGAEKSNDLAKLRVYLNTVALKTYNPGAIISNVRHIKFHELYDRKTKANNIAVLTLETNVTTLYPLSLPADGTTDDYVGKHGTILRWGAAKSASTTHKILLQAPVSIISNSECSSKYQFKIYDNSLCASAGSQEGITCHDDSNGGPVIVEGRQVGIMSWGKGCMDFNYPGIYMRTTSFMNWIKSNTV